One Mesorhizobium sp. L-2-11 genomic region harbors:
- a CDS encoding glycosyltransferase, with product MPDSDAAIPRIALVSTHGYVAANPPLGAADTGGQVVYVLELAKKLAQLGYAVDIWTRRFEDQPAVDEVADGVRVLRVACGGPDFIPKEYLHRHLLEWCENALRLIRRENLSYDFINSHYWDAGVAGQRLSEALNIPHIHTPHSLGIWKQRQMKTDYPDKADTFEAEFNFTERIKHETIIYRSCAMVIATTPPQVDMLVEDYSLERDRVHMIPPGYDDNRFFPVSEASRRLIRHRLGFEGRTVLALGRLATNKGYDLLIDAFSVVAPRVPDAVLRLAVGGENMDEQEQKILNQLKQQVEQLGLQDRVVFSGYVADEDLADTYRAADMFVLSSRYEPFGMTAIEAMACGTPTVVTIHGGLYRGISYGRHALFGDPFDKEDLGITIVKPMKHQRLYGRLGRMGAHKARSLFTWTGIAQQLVSLVEGRPVLKAVDDHDWDEPWNDGD from the coding sequence ATGCCGGACTCGGATGCGGCAATACCTCGAATTGCACTCGTTTCAACCCATGGCTACGTGGCAGCCAACCCACCGCTCGGCGCGGCCGATACCGGCGGACAGGTGGTGTACGTCCTGGAACTTGCGAAAAAACTGGCCCAACTGGGTTATGCCGTCGATATCTGGACGCGACGGTTTGAAGACCAGCCTGCTGTCGATGAAGTGGCCGACGGGGTTCGCGTCCTGCGTGTCGCCTGTGGCGGACCCGATTTTATTCCGAAGGAATATCTCCACCGCCACCTTCTCGAGTGGTGTGAAAACGCGCTGCGCCTGATTCGCCGCGAAAATCTCTCCTACGACTTCATCAACTCCCACTACTGGGATGCCGGCGTGGCAGGGCAGCGACTGTCGGAAGCGCTCAACATCCCGCACATCCATACGCCGCATTCCCTCGGCATCTGGAAGCAACGCCAGATGAAGACGGACTACCCTGACAAGGCCGATACATTCGAGGCCGAGTTCAATTTCACCGAGCGCATCAAGCACGAGACGATCATCTATCGAAGCTGCGCCATGGTGATTGCGACGACGCCGCCGCAGGTCGACATGCTGGTCGAGGACTACAGCCTCGAGCGCGACCGCGTGCACATGATCCCGCCCGGTTACGACGACAACCGGTTCTTCCCCGTCAGCGAGGCGTCTCGCCGGTTGATCCGCCATCGGCTCGGCTTCGAAGGGCGAACGGTCCTGGCGCTCGGGCGGCTGGCCACCAACAAAGGCTACGACCTGCTGATCGATGCGTTTTCCGTGGTGGCGCCGCGTGTGCCGGATGCGGTCCTGAGGCTCGCAGTCGGCGGCGAGAACATGGACGAACAGGAACAGAAGATTCTCAACCAGCTCAAGCAACAGGTAGAACAGCTAGGCTTGCAGGATCGTGTCGTGTTCTCCGGCTATGTTGCCGACGAGGACCTGGCCGACACCTATCGGGCGGCGGACATGTTCGTCCTGTCGAGCCGCTACGAGCCGTTCGGCATGACCGCGATCGAGGCAATGGCTTGCGGAACGCCGACGGTGGTTACGATCCATGGCGGCCTCTATCGCGGCATCAGCTATGGCCGGCACGCACTTTTTGGCGATCCGTTCGACAAGGAAGATCTCGGCATCACCATCGTCAAGCCAATGAAGCACCAGCGCCTTTACGGCCGCCTGGGCCGCATGGGCGCCCACAAGGCGCGCAGCCTGTTCACCTGGACGGGCATCGCGCAGCAGCTGGTCAGCCTTGTCGAAGGACGTCCGGTGCTGAAGGCGGTCGACGATCATGACTGGGACGAGCCGTGGAACGACGGCGATTGA
- a CDS encoding HAD-IIB family hydrolase codes for MKPIALLSSDLDGTLAGDTPATSRFRLKWEALDPEHRPVLVYNSGRLADDILNFVDEVALPAPDYVIGGVGTMLAGPRHTSLLGHFAQRFSEGWSLEKVDAVLGSLKDTVRQPDGYQHAFKSSWYLLDASPETLASIERALAEAGLSVTMVYSSGRDLDILPRSADKGQALAWLCNELGIGLDEVVVAGDTNNDRSMFELPGARGIVVANALPELLDMARDNPLIYSAKQQFALGVVEGLVHWSVFADPKS; via the coding sequence TTGAAACCGATCGCGCTTTTGTCGAGTGATCTCGACGGGACCCTGGCTGGCGATACGCCGGCGACGTCACGCTTTCGGTTGAAATGGGAAGCGCTCGATCCCGAGCACCGGCCGGTTCTCGTCTACAACAGCGGACGCCTGGCCGACGACATCTTGAACTTCGTCGACGAAGTCGCCCTGCCAGCGCCGGACTACGTGATCGGCGGTGTCGGCACAATGCTCGCCGGTCCGCGGCACACCTCTCTTCTCGGGCATTTTGCCCAAAGGTTTTCGGAGGGTTGGTCGCTTGAAAAGGTCGATGCGGTGCTCGGATCGCTCAAAGACACTGTCCGCCAGCCCGACGGCTATCAGCACGCCTTCAAATCGAGCTGGTACCTGCTCGACGCAAGTCCTGAAACCCTTGCCAGCATCGAGCGCGCTCTGGCCGAGGCCGGCCTGTCGGTGACGATGGTCTATTCGAGCGGACGCGATCTCGACATCCTGCCGCGTTCAGCCGACAAGGGCCAGGCGCTGGCTTGGCTCTGCAATGAACTCGGCATCGGCCTCGATGAGGTGGTCGTCGCCGGCGATACCAACAACGATCGCAGCATGTTCGAGCTACCGGGGGCGCGCGGGATTGTCGTCGCCAATGCCCTTCCCGAACTGCTTGACATGGCGCGGGACAACCCGCTGATCTACAGCGCGAAGCAACAGTTCGCCCTTGGTGTCGTCGAAGGCCTCGTTCAT